A single region of the Plantactinospora soyae genome encodes:
- a CDS encoding DUF779 domain-containing protein, translating into MPSTDISRVAVTEAAAELLRTLSGVHGPLMFHQSGGCCDGSSPMCYVQGEFRTGASDIQLAALRVDGVPEPVTFWMSRAQFETWRHTHLTVDVVPGRGGGFSLEAPEGVRFLIRSRMLTPEEDAVLNV; encoded by the coding sequence ATGCCCAGCACCGACATCTCCCGGGTGGCCGTCACCGAGGCGGCGGCGGAACTGCTCCGCACCCTGTCCGGCGTACACGGGCCGTTGATGTTCCATCAGTCGGGCGGGTGCTGCGACGGCAGCTCACCGATGTGCTACGTACAGGGTGAGTTCCGGACCGGCGCGTCCGATATCCAGCTCGCCGCCCTGCGGGTCGACGGGGTACCGGAACCGGTGACGTTCTGGATGTCGAGGGCGCAGTTCGAGACCTGGCGGCACACCCACCTCACCGTCGACGTTGTGCCGGGCCGGGGCGGCGGCTTCTCGTTGGAGGCACCCGAGGGCGTGCGATTCCTGATCCGGTCCCGGATGCTCACACCGGAGGAGGACGCCGTCCTGAACGTGTAG